The genomic region ACCGAAGCTTTTTTCTTGGTTATGAGTTTGATTGTACTTAGTATACAATTCTTGTCAGCATTTGTCATTGGATTTAATAAATTTTTTGTTTTTATTTTCCTGTTTCTGAACGGAACCAACCTTTTCTACTAAAGAATGCATACATATCATTTAAGAAGAAGATTGAATAACTAAAGATCAAAGCAAAGTTTCCGGCTCCTTCTAACATTGTTTGTACCCATAATGCAATGGTCAAAACTGAAGCCAATGTCCATACAAAATATTGTTCACGTTTACGATTTAATTCTAAAAGTGATCCTGTAACAGACATTGCTAAACTCATACTGTCTAAAAAGACGCGTGGGTCGTTTGTTAAACTGAAAATGTAATGTAATACTGCCCATGAAAGTAAGAAAAAGATTCCATACTTAATCCATTCAAGCCAGCTTTCAAATTTTTCAGCCTTAATATCATCATTCCATTTTGGATCCAAAATACAAAAAATATCTAAGAATA from Ligilactobacillus cholophilus harbors:
- the pnuC gene encoding nicotinamide riboside transporter PnuC; this encodes MFDRYRDVLTHLPQYSKNVFRKGYFNWLIDQCKGWGKFSYGLLAFNFILQIISLVQSFASHPFTSIIAFIGGNLSVACVIGISNRSGIQGWAGLISALCIATTAFIAHNYANVWEQIGYILFLDIFCILDPKWNDDIKAEKFESWLEWIKYGIFFLLSWAVLHYIFSLTNDPRVFLDSMSLAMSVTGSLLELNRKREQYFVWTLASVLTIALWVQTMLEGAGNFALIFSYSIFFLNDMYAFFSRKGWFRSETGK